The following coding sequences lie in one Vibrio toranzoniae genomic window:
- a CDS encoding alkene reductase, which yields MKKLFETSELKGLELQNRVVMAPMTRARTSQPGNVPNDMMATYYQQRASAGLIITEATQISDDSQGYSFTPGVYTDAQIEGWKSVTTAAKEQGAAIFCQLWHVGRVSHPTFQKGELPIAPSALAPVETQVWISDENGNGNMVDCIQPRAMTQADIDRVVQDFANSAKKAVEAGFNGVEIHGGNGYLIDQFLRTNSNKRTDNYGGSRENRLRFLIEVVDAVIEAIGADKVGVRLAPFITFKDMNCPDIVPTILEASKALQARDIAYLHLSEADWDDAPVIPESFRIELRELFSNTIVVAGSYTPERAEEVLNKGYADLVAFGRPFVANPDLVSRLQNGSELAELDGATLFGGNEKGYTDYPVL from the coding sequence ATGAAAAAATTATTCGAAACATCAGAACTGAAAGGCCTAGAACTGCAAAACCGTGTGGTTATGGCTCCCATGACTCGCGCACGTACTAGCCAGCCCGGAAACGTACCTAACGATATGATGGCGACTTATTACCAGCAACGCGCCAGTGCAGGTTTAATCATTACGGAAGCAACGCAGATCTCAGACGACTCTCAAGGCTACTCCTTCACACCCGGCGTTTATACCGATGCACAAATTGAAGGTTGGAAATCAGTAACCACAGCCGCAAAAGAACAAGGCGCTGCGATATTCTGCCAGCTATGGCATGTCGGCCGCGTGTCTCACCCAACCTTTCAAAAGGGCGAACTGCCAATTGCACCTTCAGCATTGGCACCAGTAGAAACTCAGGTTTGGATTTCTGATGAGAATGGAAACGGCAACATGGTGGATTGCATCCAACCAAGAGCGATGACCCAAGCAGACATCGATCGCGTCGTTCAAGATTTTGCGAACTCGGCGAAAAAAGCGGTAGAAGCAGGGTTTAATGGCGTCGAGATCCACGGCGGCAATGGCTACCTAATTGACCAGTTCCTAAGAACCAACTCAAACAAGCGCACCGACAACTACGGTGGCAGTCGTGAAAACCGACTTCGCTTTCTAATTGAAGTCGTGGATGCAGTCATTGAAGCGATTGGTGCTGACAAAGTAGGCGTACGTTTAGCCCCGTTCATCACCTTCAAAGACATGAACTGCCCAGACATCGTGCCAACAATTTTAGAAGCATCAAAGGCGCTGCAAGCGCGTGACATCGCTTATCTGCACCTATCAGAAGCCGACTGGGATGACGCACCTGTTATCCCTGAAAGCTTCCGTATAGAGCTAAGAGAACTGTTCTCCAACACCATCGTAGTCGCTGGCAGCTACACACCAGAACGCGCCGAAGAAGTGCTAAATAAAGGCTACGCGGATCTCGTCGCATTTGGTCGCCCATTCGTGGCAAACCCAGATCTCGTATCACGTCTACAAAACGGCAGTGAACTAGCAGAGCTCGACGGCGCCACCCTGTTTGGCGGTAACGAAAAAGGCTACACCGATTATCCAGTGTTGTAG
- the dcm gene encoding DNA (cytosine-5-)-methyltransferase — MRYQEILKGDIEDEKRIERNLLATNKLLKLLVEIYDQKNLAIKLQELGGNYCDITREKLNKWKANPEAGIIVFHEKALEDLQNKLLPVKPAHWDNPDFTFIDLFAGIGGLRKGFEDVGGKCVFTNEWDSAARRTYLANHYVDEHELPYFLDNEKENVEKNTSYMDITKITQSGDSGVSEEDKQANILKHIPQHDLLLAGFPCQPFSLAGVSKKNSLGRAHGFECDTQGTLFFDVEQILITRQPKYFVLENVKNLKSHDKGNTFATIIRSLDRAGYWIADISDVDSDIEEAIQEVRKRKPEPTVIDGAHFTPQHRERIVLVGVRKDLAEANPSLKRLSLRNIEKPQKHYTFAEILCPLTDAEKKKYTLTPNLWNYLYHYALKHQTKGNGFGFGLVDPSNPHAVSRTLSARYYKDGSEILINQDALEPEYLTDNREHGIRKNLERNEVAKSFADRLKLNDPEVGEKEYKLALKEGEKKYDELHGRYAPEFDSLYKTPRRLTPRECARLMGFEKPEFDRNDSDTDFRIVCADTAAYKQFGNSVVVPVFRAVANLLKTNI; from the coding sequence ATGCGATATCAAGAAATACTGAAAGGTGACATTGAAGACGAAAAGCGTATTGAGCGTAACTTACTTGCGACTAATAAGCTTTTGAAATTACTCGTGGAAATCTACGATCAGAAGAACTTGGCGATTAAACTTCAAGAGCTTGGCGGTAACTATTGCGATATCACTCGGGAGAAACTTAATAAGTGGAAAGCCAATCCTGAGGCTGGAATAATCGTCTTTCATGAAAAGGCGTTAGAAGACCTTCAAAATAAGCTTTTGCCTGTAAAACCTGCTCATTGGGATAACCCAGATTTTACTTTCATCGATCTTTTTGCTGGTATTGGTGGATTACGTAAGGGTTTTGAAGACGTTGGAGGGAAATGCGTTTTTACCAATGAATGGGATTCTGCGGCTCGACGTACTTACCTTGCAAATCATTATGTAGATGAGCATGAGCTTCCTTATTTCTTAGATAACGAGAAAGAGAACGTAGAGAAAAACACTTCTTACATGGATATCACCAAGATCACCCAAAGTGGTGATAGCGGTGTCTCAGAAGAAGACAAGCAAGCTAATATACTAAAGCATATCCCTCAGCATGATTTATTGCTTGCTGGTTTTCCATGTCAGCCATTTTCATTAGCAGGTGTATCTAAGAAAAATTCATTAGGTCGTGCCCATGGTTTTGAGTGTGATACTCAAGGAACACTATTTTTTGATGTTGAACAAATACTTATAACACGCCAGCCTAAGTACTTTGTTCTTGAGAATGTTAAGAACCTTAAAAGCCACGATAAAGGCAATACATTTGCGACGATCATTCGTTCGCTTGATCGAGCAGGATATTGGATCGCTGATATTTCCGATGTAGATAGCGATATTGAGGAAGCGATACAAGAAGTCCGCAAACGTAAACCTGAACCGACAGTCATTGATGGTGCACATTTTACACCACAGCATCGTGAGCGTATTGTTTTAGTCGGTGTACGCAAAGATTTAGCAGAAGCCAACCCAAGCTTAAAACGATTATCACTTCGTAATATTGAAAAGCCACAGAAGCATTATACTTTTGCTGAAATTCTATGTCCGTTAACTGATGCAGAAAAGAAAAAATATACGTTAACTCCTAATCTTTGGAACTACTTGTATCACTATGCATTGAAGCATCAAACCAAAGGAAATGGGTTTGGATTTGGCTTAGTAGATCCTAGCAATCCACACGCTGTATCAAGAACACTTTCCGCTCGTTACTATAAAGATGGTTCCGAGATACTAATCAATCAAGATGCTTTGGAACCAGAATATCTAACTGATAATCGAGAACATGGTATTCGTAAGAACCTTGAACGTAATGAAGTTGCAAAATCTTTTGCCGATAGACTGAAATTGAATGACCCAGAAGTCGGAGAGAAAGAGTACAAACTTGCACTTAAGGAAGGTGAAAAGAAATATGATGAGTTACATGGCCGCTACGCGCCTGAGTTTGACTCTCTATATAAAACTCCGCGTCGCCTAACTCCTCGTGAGTGCGCGAGACTTATGGGGTTTGAAAAGCCGGAGTTTGACCGCAATGATAGTGATACCGATTTTAGAATTGTTTGCGCTGATACAGCAGCTTATAAACAGTTCGGTAATTCAGTGGTGGTCCCGGTATTTCGAGCCGTAGCTAACCTTCTGAAAACTAATATTTAA
- a CDS encoding MvaI/BcnI family restriction endonuclease → MYEFNHFDHFNTPNLAAVSKLLQAHGCNIALIKALPKNANDKNQIYIHSDASLLNSIFALNFRDREASTSQTKKTSNPGRRIPEATFEHFSWLSTDGKLAKTKACKAIIYAQYPEARLSGFVTDDLEMPRSLSVDYTKSDELLPRYLIIGATKAGEAVAMIAVNPPQEFVKEFKALENYFGSSVCKAVVIEQETGTQKLKAILRENVASQTLLGCRFDKEGNTIPFTGTQVHGYTLERACGIKPNADKNGDIFGIELKCFTRKKLTLFTPEPDGGLYKENFNLFMTTYGYEKEGAYRLTGLHRAYQENTKSLLTLKITCKHAIKEKDGITGKKTILYKAGYYDPEIPITKQMTDMKVILEDRSGEVAASWSLERLLNCWGAKHNEVVYVPAQKLVNEEQSTRDKGYKWKIDFTDQVLWCNKTNAEKLFQAIDNGTVYLDPAPKYCPDSPKDNKRRSQWRINDIYKAADSLYEETRLVNLVK, encoded by the coding sequence ATGTACGAATTCAACCATTTTGATCACTTCAACACCCCTAATTTGGCAGCTGTCAGTAAATTGTTGCAGGCGCATGGCTGTAATATTGCGTTGATTAAAGCATTACCTAAAAATGCTAATGATAAAAATCAGATATACATACACTCAGATGCGAGCTTACTTAACTCGATTTTCGCTCTTAACTTTCGCGATAGAGAAGCTAGTACTAGCCAGACAAAAAAGACCTCAAATCCCGGAAGAAGAATCCCAGAAGCGACATTTGAGCACTTTTCATGGTTATCGACTGACGGAAAATTAGCTAAGACTAAAGCCTGTAAAGCCATCATTTATGCTCAATACCCTGAAGCTCGATTATCAGGGTTTGTAACCGATGATTTAGAGATGCCACGTTCTTTGTCGGTCGATTACACAAAAAGTGATGAGTTGTTACCACGCTATCTTATTATCGGGGCAACGAAGGCTGGTGAGGCTGTCGCAATGATAGCCGTTAATCCGCCACAAGAGTTTGTCAAAGAGTTCAAAGCCCTCGAAAACTACTTTGGTTCTTCGGTGTGCAAGGCGGTTGTCATTGAACAAGAAACCGGAACTCAAAAGCTAAAAGCGATACTTAGAGAAAATGTTGCATCACAAACCTTACTTGGTTGTCGGTTTGACAAAGAGGGAAATACCATCCCTTTCACTGGGACTCAGGTACATGGTTATACTTTAGAGCGTGCTTGTGGAATTAAGCCCAACGCAGATAAAAACGGTGATATTTTTGGTATAGAGCTCAAATGCTTTACACGGAAAAAATTAACGTTGTTCACTCCAGAGCCTGATGGGGGCTTGTATAAAGAAAACTTCAACTTATTCATGACGACCTACGGTTATGAAAAAGAAGGAGCATACCGTCTTACTGGATTGCACCGTGCATATCAAGAGAACACAAAGAGCTTACTTACTCTTAAGATAACCTGTAAGCATGCAATCAAAGAAAAAGATGGAATAACAGGCAAGAAAACAATCCTGTATAAAGCTGGCTACTATGATCCTGAAATTCCAATCACAAAGCAAATGACTGATATGAAAGTTATTCTAGAAGACAGAAGTGGTGAAGTCGCGGCTAGTTGGTCATTGGAACGTTTACTTAACTGTTGGGGTGCTAAGCATAATGAAGTGGTTTATGTCCCGGCTCAAAAGCTAGTTAATGAAGAGCAGAGTACACGAGACAAAGGGTACAAGTGGAAGATTGATTTCACAGATCAAGTACTTTGGTGTAATAAAACAAATGCTGAAAAGTTATTCCAAGCTATTGATAATGGCACTGTCTACTTAGATCCTGCCCCTAAGTACTGCCCTGATAGCCCTAAAGACAACAAGCGCCGTTCTCAATGGCGCATTAATGATATTTATAAGGCTGCAGATAGTCTCTATGAAGAGACAAGACTTGTAAACTTGGTTAAATAA
- the rlmJ gene encoding 23S rRNA (adenine(2030)-N(6))-methyltransferase RlmJ produces MEYRHQCHVGDHGDALKHPVLSALVKSLMQQHSRLNVIDTHSGTGCYDLTTAPSNHAGEFAEGVGYLWRNKAYLPESFASFMSVLEYYNPNQLLTLYPGSAAITYQQGRSQDSFYFSDIQQDEADLLQTNIEKLQRELDVSSKLTITAGDGLKSLPDDVAKHDNHHLIVIDPPYETDAEYLAVIDALVKAYQQSEKVSALIWYPLYTDDKSSLILNHCVTAVKDGLLPSPIKSELRLRAPKGDDRLIGSGLLLFNPPQGMAGKVADTLDYLHNQLATNGEGYWQMRSL; encoded by the coding sequence ATGGAATATCGACATCAGTGTCATGTAGGCGATCATGGAGATGCACTCAAGCATCCAGTATTGAGTGCTCTGGTTAAATCATTAATGCAGCAACACTCACGCCTCAATGTTATCGACACACACTCAGGAACAGGGTGTTATGATCTAACCACCGCGCCAAGTAATCATGCGGGCGAGTTCGCAGAAGGGGTCGGCTATTTATGGCGAAACAAGGCTTATCTTCCAGAGTCGTTCGCGTCTTTTATGTCAGTGCTGGAATACTACAATCCGAATCAGCTTCTCACGCTGTATCCCGGCTCTGCGGCCATCACCTATCAACAAGGCCGTAGCCAAGATAGCTTCTATTTTTCAGATATTCAACAAGATGAAGCCGATTTACTTCAAACCAATATTGAGAAGTTGCAACGCGAGTTGGATGTTTCAAGCAAGCTCACCATTACCGCGGGTGACGGGCTTAAATCGCTGCCTGACGACGTAGCAAAACACGATAATCACCACCTGATTGTTATCGACCCTCCCTATGAAACCGATGCTGAATATCTGGCAGTGATTGATGCTTTGGTGAAGGCTTATCAACAATCTGAGAAAGTCTCTGCGCTGATTTGGTATCCACTTTACACGGATGACAAAAGTTCACTGATTTTGAACCACTGCGTGACCGCAGTGAAAGATGGTTTGCTACCAAGCCCGATAAAATCGGAATTGCGACTGCGCGCTCCTAAGGGCGATGACCGCCTTATCGGCAGTGGTTTGTTGCTGTTTAATCCGCCACAAGGCATGGCCGGAAAGGTAGCTGACACGCTTGATTATTTACACAATCAGCTCGCAACCAATGGTGAGGGTTATTGGCAAATGAGAAGTCTATAA
- the secF gene encoding protein translocase subunit SecF: MSTSKMTISDRYISERYFSDKNMTRLRKVMSVISIVLFMSSVMLVAVKGFNWGLDFTGGVVAEVQLSDQVTKDALKTKLDTVFQQDVQVVGMAEQDRWTLRYSQLTDAPQPNLVDVLSSVSDQVQVLNSSVVGPQVGQDMVDQGGLAVLVCFLMIMLYLSVRFEWRLALGALTAIIYDVTLILGLFAFTQFEFNLTVLAAVLAILGYSLNDSIIIADRVREMLRGNPNGDTDNLLNESVKATFSRTMVTSGTTLITVSALWLLGGAALQGFAIALVVGIVSGTWSSVSVGITLPKLLGLQPCHYQVKAPVEVEGEYP; encoded by the coding sequence ATGAGTACTTCAAAAATGACTATTTCAGACCGCTATATTTCAGAACGCTATTTTTCAGATAAAAACATGACTCGCCTTCGTAAGGTGATGTCTGTGATTTCTATTGTGCTGTTCATGAGCTCTGTGATGCTGGTGGCAGTTAAAGGTTTTAACTGGGGCTTGGACTTTACTGGCGGTGTGGTTGCCGAAGTTCAGCTTTCTGACCAAGTAACCAAAGACGCGTTAAAAACAAAACTCGATACGGTTTTCCAACAAGACGTGCAAGTGGTCGGTATGGCAGAACAAGACCGCTGGACACTGCGTTACAGCCAATTGACGGATGCGCCACAACCGAATCTAGTGGATGTTTTGTCATCGGTGAGCGACCAAGTACAAGTGCTTAACAGCAGCGTGGTTGGCCCTCAAGTGGGTCAAGACATGGTCGACCAAGGCGGCTTGGCAGTATTGGTGTGTTTCCTAATGATCATGCTGTACCTGAGTGTACGATTTGAATGGCGTTTGGCACTGGGGGCGCTTACCGCGATCATCTATGACGTGACACTTATCTTGGGCTTATTCGCCTTTACTCAGTTCGAATTCAACCTAACGGTATTGGCGGCGGTGTTAGCAATTTTGGGTTACTCACTCAATGACTCAATCATCATCGCCGACCGTGTCCGTGAGATGCTGCGTGGCAACCCTAACGGTGACACTGATAACTTGCTTAACGAATCGGTGAAAGCGACTTTCTCGCGCACCATGGTGACGTCAGGCACCACGCTAATCACTGTATCAGCGCTTTGGTTGCTTGGTGGCGCGGCACTGCAAGGATTCGCAATTGCATTGGTTGTCGGTATTGTCAGCGGTACGTGGTCTTCAGTTTCAGTCGGTATTACCCTGCCTAAATTGCTTGGTTTGCAACCTTGTCACTACCAAGTAAAAGCACCGGTAGAAGTTGAGGGTGAGTATCCTTAG
- the secD gene encoding protein translocase subunit SecD, with protein MTVKKRIPRKQINHYAKWKYVVLIATIIIMVLSALPSWYGENASVQISNRSEQTIDATQVTQYLASEGIQAKSAFQKDKRLVVILEDAEQQAKAKEVLNERLLDNATVALSMEPAAPKWLTDMGFAPIQLGLDLRGGVQFLLEVDMEPVYHAQAQAMVDEITSEVRYARGKVVNNQVEFNFRTDADFEKAQKLIREEFPQWLRDSSDKKLTLTQSEDEQRTLRNLTVQQNLQIMRSRIEELGITEASIQRQGESRIRIELPGVQDPAAAKDVIGATASLAFYSVYDNATRNTQTLKDTDGNRVVVARKAVLSGEHIIDARSGIGEMGSAEVNITLDSAGGKKMSEFSRHNIGKPMATVYSEYSRDKAGNSEKTSEVISVANIQSQLGSRFRITGAGSMAEAQELALLLRAGSLTAPVTIIEERTIGPSLGAENVTNGFAALALGLGLTLTFMALWYRRLGWVANAALVVNMTTLFGLIAMLPGAVLTLPGIAGLVLTVGMAVDTNVLIFERIRDKMKEGRSFASAIDRGFDSAFSSIFDANVTTMIVAVALYTIGNGPIQGFALTLGLGLLTSMFTGIFASRAIINLVWGRDQRHDVRI; from the coding sequence TTGACTGTGAAAAAACGCATTCCAAGAAAACAAATCAACCACTACGCAAAGTGGAAATACGTGGTGCTTATTGCCACCATCATCATCATGGTTCTAAGTGCTCTGCCTTCTTGGTATGGCGAGAACGCTTCGGTTCAAATCAGTAATCGTTCTGAGCAAACTATCGATGCTACTCAGGTAACTCAATACCTTGCGAGTGAAGGCATCCAAGCCAAATCAGCCTTTCAAAAAGACAAACGTTTAGTGGTTATCCTAGAAGATGCCGAGCAACAAGCGAAAGCCAAAGAAGTGCTGAATGAGCGCCTATTGGACAACGCAACTGTAGCTCTTTCGATGGAGCCAGCAGCGCCAAAATGGTTGACTGACATGGGCTTCGCACCAATTCAGCTAGGCCTTGATTTACGTGGCGGTGTGCAGTTTTTGCTAGAAGTGGATATGGAGCCGGTTTACCACGCACAAGCGCAAGCTATGGTCGATGAGATCACCAGCGAAGTACGTTATGCCCGCGGCAAAGTGGTGAACAACCAAGTGGAATTCAACTTCCGTACTGACGCGGATTTCGAAAAAGCACAAAAGCTGATCCGTGAAGAGTTCCCGCAATGGTTACGTGATAGCTCAGACAAAAAGCTGACTCTAACGCAGTCTGAAGATGAACAAAGAACGCTACGCAACCTAACGGTTCAACAAAACCTACAAATCATGCGCAGCCGTATTGAAGAGCTGGGTATCACAGAGGCTTCAATTCAGCGTCAAGGTGAAAGCCGTATTCGTATCGAACTTCCGGGTGTACAAGACCCAGCAGCCGCGAAAGACGTGATTGGCGCAACGGCATCATTGGCGTTCTACTCTGTTTACGATAACGCAACGCGTAACACGCAAACGCTAAAAGATACAGATGGCAACCGTGTCGTTGTTGCTCGCAAAGCGGTACTGAGCGGAGAACACATTATCGATGCTCGTAGCGGTATCGGTGAGATGGGCAGCGCAGAAGTAAACATCACGCTGGATTCAGCGGGTGGTAAGAAAATGTCTGAGTTCTCTCGTCATAACATCGGTAAACCAATGGCAACCGTTTACAGCGAGTACAGCCGTGACAAAGCTGGTAACAGCGAGAAAACCAGTGAAGTGATCAGTGTGGCGAACATCCAATCTCAATTGGGTAGCCGCTTTAGAATCACAGGTGCAGGCAGCATGGCTGAAGCACAAGAGCTGGCTTTATTGCTTCGTGCAGGTTCATTGACTGCGCCAGTGACCATCATTGAAGAGCGCACCATTGGCCCATCTTTGGGTGCTGAAAATGTCACTAACGGCTTTGCTGCTTTGGCACTTGGCCTTGGTCTAACTCTCACGTTTATGGCGCTATGGTATCGCCGCCTTGGTTGGGTTGCGAACGCTGCATTGGTCGTCAACATGACCACACTATTTGGTTTGATTGCGATGCTACCGGGTGCGGTATTAACCCTGCCGGGTATTGCGGGCTTGGTATTAACGGTCGGCATGGCGGTAGATACCAACGTACTTATCTTCGAACGTATTCGAGACAAAATGAAAGAAGGGCGCAGCTTTGCGAGTGCCATCGACCGTGGCTTTGATAGCGCGTTCTCTTCAATCTTCGATGCCAACGTCACTACCATGATTGTTGCCGTGGCTCTGTACACCATTGGTAATGGACCGATTCAAGGCTTTGCTTTGACCCTAGGTTTGGGTCTTCTAACCAGTATGTTTACAGGCATTTTTGCGTCACGCGCGATCATCAATTTGGTTTGGGGGCGTGACCAACGCCACGATGTAAGGATTTAA
- a CDS encoding M16 family metallopeptidase, with protein MKAYYLVVVLSTALLGCSSTPQQQTLLKSDPYWVKGELDNGLTYHVYPDREQPVSVRLLVHAGSFQESEQQKGYAHFVEHMAFNGSKNFSGNDVVELFEQSGASFGADLNAYTSYQETLYKLDLPDNKNLDRALAWFRDIGDGLLLSESETKKEKGVILGEFRHSRVKDKPLSFQFYNHMVEGTNYQSHDPMGNKKSVSNVSAKELESFYQTWYQPQLTEVIVSGDITLAEVIPLIEKSFSSWQRGTTPVPVKKTSTNYNTQDFVAYVAGSESPSIGIVIDRGERVTHSHEQQHQLWLDEIAQQLIQQRLNSDFVDAALPVQWVASTPYFLEYQRYSITTVGFPVDSRDQSQQQFISTLASLRDHGVSENEFMSVIQAYQANLDDIQVNWEKMDAVAHADGKSTALVINQTVQSQLDYKSSLKEFLSSTDLKAVNDNLDDLLSSPYILGLGLSSKEDLQAMNDELEDVRRVYKKTGNKPLLVTASSAFSVPASQGEIVKQVQVSDDPNLKQWTLSNGIEVWYLRNSEAGNNVGVYYASEGGKAALDPSLFPAVEIALQASIRSGVGKFSGSELTAHLRREDIEIYPFINFTHHGLEISAKKKTLAEGLAALHTIVTEPKIDSDQLEAVKSEFAQSRTAYLETPVGQFIQVVNRNSYQTSSRHIMLESDDIKAVTSQDILNVQHQLFQKLRDNTLVIVADINPAEIKPLVRQYVASLPLEAVVSPDYQVAYSTNSKERMDISINNEDSSQYLLRVISQQARDKTAKDVFMDDMLQRVLSSRLTAYVREELGLDYAPYVYSVAQDSEPSYDWLIGSLTAPENSEKIEQAIDKVIAEAAKGISEDETRTAAKQLVADLTPLQTKPTEQAWFISRYLIHDYGVEALFDLQGMTDSISSKDMTEYAKEIFGDNSYKLKNLLRPQS; from the coding sequence ATGAAAGCATACTATTTAGTCGTCGTATTAAGTACCGCGTTGCTAGGTTGCAGCTCAACGCCTCAGCAGCAAACGTTATTGAAATCCGATCCGTACTGGGTCAAAGGAGAGTTAGATAACGGACTAACCTATCACGTGTACCCTGACCGAGAACAACCCGTATCAGTACGCCTGCTTGTTCACGCCGGATCTTTTCAAGAGAGCGAACAACAAAAAGGTTACGCCCATTTTGTTGAGCATATGGCGTTTAATGGCAGCAAAAATTTTTCAGGTAATGATGTAGTAGAACTATTTGAGCAATCTGGTGCTAGCTTTGGCGCTGACTTAAATGCTTATACTTCTTACCAAGAAACGCTCTATAAGTTGGATTTACCCGACAATAAAAATCTAGACAGAGCGCTGGCATGGTTTAGAGATATTGGTGATGGTTTACTGCTCTCCGAAAGTGAGACCAAAAAAGAGAAAGGAGTGATACTTGGGGAGTTTCGACACTCGCGAGTTAAAGATAAGCCTCTTTCGTTTCAGTTCTATAATCATATGGTTGAGGGTACGAATTACCAAAGCCACGATCCCATGGGCAATAAAAAATCCGTTTCTAATGTGAGTGCCAAAGAATTAGAGAGCTTTTATCAAACCTGGTATCAACCTCAACTAACCGAGGTGATTGTTTCGGGTGATATTACACTGGCAGAAGTGATTCCGTTGATCGAAAAAAGCTTCTCTAGTTGGCAAAGAGGCACGACACCGGTTCCCGTGAAGAAAACATCAACGAACTACAATACTCAAGATTTTGTAGCGTACGTAGCAGGGAGCGAGTCACCAAGTATCGGGATTGTCATTGATCGTGGGGAAAGAGTGACACACAGCCATGAGCAGCAACATCAACTTTGGTTAGACGAAATAGCCCAGCAACTTATCCAACAAAGATTGAATTCTGATTTTGTTGACGCTGCGCTACCAGTGCAATGGGTTGCTTCGACTCCCTATTTCTTAGAGTACCAAAGGTATTCCATTACAACGGTAGGCTTTCCTGTCGATAGTCGAGATCAAAGTCAGCAGCAGTTTATTTCTACTCTCGCCTCTTTACGTGATCATGGCGTGAGTGAGAATGAGTTTATGAGTGTAATACAGGCCTACCAAGCGAATCTTGATGACATTCAAGTGAACTGGGAAAAAATGGATGCAGTGGCTCATGCGGATGGTAAGTCGACGGCACTGGTGATTAACCAGACGGTTCAATCACAGCTTGATTATAAATCGAGTTTGAAAGAGTTTCTTTCGAGTACGGATCTCAAAGCCGTAAATGATAATTTAGATGATTTACTTTCAAGCCCTTATATTTTGGGATTAGGTTTATCGTCTAAAGAAGATTTGCAGGCAATGAATGACGAGCTAGAAGATGTCAGGAGAGTCTATAAGAAAACTGGCAACAAACCATTGCTCGTTACTGCAAGCTCTGCGTTTAGTGTGCCAGCGTCTCAAGGAGAAATTGTCAAGCAAGTTCAGGTGAGTGACGATCCTAATTTGAAGCAATGGACATTAAGCAACGGCATTGAAGTGTGGTACTTACGTAACTCTGAGGCGGGTAATAATGTTGGGGTGTACTATGCGAGTGAGGGTGGAAAAGCGGCGTTGGATCCTTCGCTGTTTCCTGCTGTGGAGATTGCGCTGCAAGCTTCGATTCGTAGTGGTGTTGGTAAATTTAGTGGTTCGGAGCTAACCGCTCACTTGAGACGCGAAGACATTGAGATCTATCCCTTCATCAACTTTACTCATCATGGCTTAGAAATAAGCGCCAAGAAAAAGACGCTTGCAGAAGGTTTAGCTGCGCTACACACCATTGTAACTGAACCCAAAATAGACAGTGACCAGCTTGAGGCCGTGAAGTCTGAATTTGCTCAATCTCGTACCGCATATCTAGAAACACCTGTGGGGCAATTTATTCAGGTGGTTAACCGCAATAGCTATCAAACAAGCAGCCGTCATATCATGCTTGAAAGTGACGATATTAAGGCTGTCACGTCACAAGATATACTTAACGTGCAGCATCAACTCTTTCAAAAATTAAGAGACAATACGTTGGTTATTGTTGCTGATATTAATCCAGCTGAAATCAAGCCTCTTGTGCGTCAATATGTTGCTTCATTGCCACTAGAAGCCGTTGTGTCTCCTGATTATCAGGTGGCTTATAGTACTAATTCGAAAGAACGAATGGATATATCCATCAATAATGAAGACAGCAGCCAGTATTTATTGCGTGTAATTTCCCAGCAAGCTCGGGATAAAACCGCAAAAGATGTGTTTATGGACGACATGCTTCAGCGTGTATTGTCGAGCCGTCTAACCGCTTATGTTCGTGAAGAGTTAGGTTTGGATTATGCGCCTTATGTGTACTCGGTCGCACAAGACAGTGAGCCGAGTTATGACTGGCTAATAGGCTCTTTAACGGCTCCAGAAAATTCAGAGAAAATTGAACAGGCGATTGATAAGGTCATTGCTGAAGCGGCAAAAGGGATTTCTGAAGATGAGACTCGAACGGCAGCTAAGCAGCTGGTGGCAGATCTCACTCCACTCCAAACTAAGCCGACTGAACAAGCTTGGTTTATTTCGCGCTACTTAATTCATGACTATGGTGTTGAAGCATTGTTTGATCTACAGGGAATGACGGATTCTATTTCCAGTAAAGACATGACGGAGTATGCGAAAGAGATTTTTGGCGATAACAGTTATAAATTGAAGAACTTGTTAAGACCACAAAGCTAA